The sequence below is a genomic window from Planctomycetota bacterium.
CGGCCAGGAGCAGATCGAGGCATCCGCGTTCGACGGCCAGTTCCTGCTCGTCGGTCCTCGAGTCCTCGGCGACCGCTTTCCCGGCCGCTTCCACGTCCAGGCTCTCCAGAGCCTTCAACGTCTGCCGGAAACGCGCGAGGACCTCGCGGCCCATGGTCCCGAGCAACTCGCGCACGCTGTCGGCGTCACGGCGGGGTTCAGCCACCATCGGTATCTCCTTCAATGCGCCGCTCTCTGTCGGTCGCGGCTCCGTGCTCTTTCCCAAAAGGCACTGTCGCTCTTGCCCGTGTGGCACGGCGAGTCCCTTCGGCGTTGCTCAGGGCAGGCTTGCCCCGCCGTGCGTTCCGGCGCGCCGGGACACGGCCGGACCCGCCTTCGCCCTTTGGGCTATGGCGGGCAAGCAAGACCGGCCGTGCCACTCAGCATAAATGCCAAAGGACCATTCCGGAATCAGCAATTACTCTTCCGGGATGGGAAGCACGTACGGACGACCCGTCACCTCGTCGAACTCGACGCGGACGCGCGTCTCGTAAACCGCTTCGAGGACGTCGGTGCGAAGCACCTCGGCGGGCGTCCCCGCGGCGGCCACTTGCCCGCCCGAAATCAGGACCACGTCATCCGCATAGGCCGACGCCAGGTTCAGGTCGTGGCTGACGCAAAGGACCGTCATGCCCTGTTCGTCTCTTAGCCGCCGAAGCAGCCGGTGGATGGCCTGCTGGTGCTTAATATCCAGGAAAGCGGTCGGTTCGTCCAGCAGGATCAGGTCGGGCTCCTGGGCGAGGGCGCGGGCGATGACGACCCGCTGCCTTTCGCCGCCCGACAGGTCCTCGAGATTGCGTTCGGCGAATCGCTCGGTATCCGTAAGGCGAAGGGCCTCGCGAGCGGCGTGCCAGTCGCCCGCCCCCTCGAATCCGAGGGCGCCGGTGTGCGGGCTTCGGCCCATCAGAACCGTCTCCAGGACCGTGAAGGCGAGGACGGAGGAGGTTCCCTGCGGCACGTAGGCGACGCGGCGCGCCAGCGCCCCGGCCGGATAGTCCGCCAGGCGGAGGCCCGCGATGCGGACCTCGCCCGACGCCGGTTCGAGGAGCCCCAGGAGGATCCTGAGGAGCGTCGTCTTGCCGCTCCCGTTTGGACCGAGGAGTCCGACGAACCGCCCGCGCGCCAGCGAGAGCGACAGGCCGCTGAGAACGGGCGCGCCGCCCGCGTACGCGAAACAGAGGTCGCGGACCTCGACGTAAGGCCCCGGCGTGCCGCCCTGGTTCGCCGCCGCGATTGCCTGGCCTGTGCCGTTCACCGCCTGCCCCGACCCCTCGGAGTTTCCCCGTCGTCTTTACTGCGTTACTCCGTCACTCGTCTTTCCCATTCCGCAATCCGCAATGTCCCCGCTCCCCCCGCCCCGGCGGGTAAACTTCGGGTCGCGGCTAACCGTGCGCTGTTTTGCCGTTTCAATCCGCAATCCGAAATCCGAAATCCGAAATGCCTTCCCCCCGCCCCGCTCATTGGACTTCGGCTGTTCGTCGCCATCGCGTCCTCAGGAGGTACACGAAGAACGGCCCGCCGCACATCGCCGTCAGCACCCCGACGGGGGGAGGCGGAAACGGAGCCACCGCCCCTTCCAGCAGGCCCGTCGCCAGGTTCGCCAGCACCAGAAACGTCGCCCCGAAGAAGAACGAGGCGGGCACGAGCCGGCGATGGTCCGGCCCGAGAAGCATTCTCAAGAGGTGCGGCACGATGAGGCCCACGAAACCGATCGGACCGGTGAGCGCCACGGAGGCCCCCGTCACGAGACTCGCCACGACGAACGTCACGTGCCGCACACGCTCCACCCGGACGCCGAGCGTCCCCGCCGTCTCCTCCCCGACCGCGATCAGGTTGAACCCCTTGGCGAGGAACGCGAAGACGACGGCGGCGCCGACGGCCAAGACAGCGACAACGCCTACCAATCCCCACTGAAGGTCGAACCGGCCGATGTTCCCCATCATCCAGTACGCGATGTCGCCGCGCGTCTCCGGCCTGACGAGACCCATCGTGAGCATGATGACGGCGGCGTAGAAGGTGTTGAGGATGACGCCGCTCAGGAGGAGCGTGTAGGGTTCGATCCGGCCGCGGCGCTGGGCGATGGCGTACACGATGCCGACCGTCGCGAGGGCGCCGAGAAAACCGAAGAGCGGCTGAACGAGGACGCTGA
It includes:
- a CDS encoding iron ABC transporter permease, which translates into the protein MTLQPLSARRYAVTVLAWLALWLVVAAAALVLGARVWVWESGPQLSDALRDALYGVATASVVGGALALAGLAFQALLRNPLASPYILGVSGGASLGVILSGLFVSVLVQPLFGFLGALATVGIVYAIAQRRGRIEPYTLLLSGVILNTFYAAVIMLTMGLVRPETRGDIAYWMMGNIGRFDLQWGLVGVVAVLAVGAAVVFAFLAKGFNLIAVGEETAGTLGVRVERVRHVTFVVASLVTGASVALTGPIGFVGLIVPHLLRMLLGPDHRRLVPASFFFGATFLVLANLATGLLEGAVAPFPPPPVGVLTAMCGGPFFVYLLRTRWRRTAEVQ
- a CDS encoding ABC transporter ATP-binding protein — its product is MNGTGQAIAAANQGGTPGPYVEVRDLCFAYAGGAPVLSGLSLSLARGRFVGLLGPNGSGKTTLLRILLGLLEPASGEVRIAGLRLADYPAGALARRVAYVPQGTSSVLAFTVLETVLMGRSPHTGALGFEGAGDWHAAREALRLTDTERFAERNLEDLSGGERQRVVIARALAQEPDLILLDEPTAFLDIKHQQAIHRLLRRLRDEQGMTVLCVSHDLNLASAYADDVVLISGGQVAAAGTPAEVLRTDVLEAVYETRVRVEFDEVTGRPYVLPIPEE
- a CDS encoding PhoU domain-containing protein produces the protein MVAEPRRDADSVRELLGTMGREVLARFRQTLKALESLDVEAAGKAVAEDSRTDEQELAVERGCLDLLLA